The window ACGAAACAACACTCCCAACCACGTTTAGGCGAACCTAGGGATTACGAAACAATACCTCTTCTTCTCTTCGGAATTGAATATCAGAAATCTACTAATCCTGGCAATGCAGATTGTCTCTCTCGCTTACCTTTGCCGCAGGAGGACGATATAGACTCTTGTCGTATTAATGGAGAGGACAAAACGGAATGCTACATTGCTTCAATGGAATGGAAATCCTTAGCTGACTCAATGCAATATCATCAACTTCTAAAGCATACTGGAAAGACCACATTCTTATTGTTGTTAGATTAGAGAGGTCTCTACTGGATCTGACGTCCCGATCTCCGTTGTTGATGCACGTGCACAACGACGTTCGACGTTGTCGGAAGAGAGATCTATGGCAAGCGAAACGTGACTTtattatgaaaatatatgtacactgaaattttatatttatggTCTGACACGCGCGCACATATTTAGGCACTGGAAACGAGCGCATATTTAGACACTGGAGTATCATTCCATACATGTGATCGCCTGACATCAATAGCATCTACTTTATTTGAATTTTGTCTTCCAAAAATTCAAGGTCTGGTAGAACCAGCTCCTGATGTTTTCGTATAATGGACTGTACTTTTTCCTTATCAGATGCTGTACACGTCCTGAAAAGGACATATGTTGAACTGATTACAAAATGATGTACCTATACCTCAATACTCCCTTACTCAGCTGTATCTTGCATACTGGCAGAGAGTGCAGCTTGCAGGTCTAAGTCAAACTGATTGTTCTCATGGTCCTCATCATCACTGGCAAGTAGATCAATAAACATGCTAATTACAGATTCAAATAACTTTGTGACTATATTTGACACTCTAGATCTAAGATCACAATTACTAGTATGTATCACTGGACTGGCGATCACCACCAACTGGTGATGACACTGTTATGGATGCTGATGATGCTGATGCCAAAGTCCTTGCACGCTTACTCTCAGATTGATCCTTGACAACTGTTACTTCCTGtaatacacaaacagtatACCAACACTAATATTCTTTTTCAAATCTAGACAATTGGTTATCTAAAAAAGTACCTCGTCAAAGAATGAAGCAGTAGAACCCAGTCTCTTGTTACGCTCATCTCCAAGTTTTACCTCTGTACGCAAATAGACTATTTTTTGTCCATAGACTTGATGCAGGGTCTGACCATCCATCACCTGAGATGACATTAGACGAGGTTTCACAAGCTTGTTTCCACACGCCATAAGAAACTGAAATCTATAATCACACAgtgcatttatttattaataattgcTACTGACTTTATTGTCATATACCATCAGTGACAGTCTGTGACCCTGGTCACAGACAATACACACAACTTGCTATTCTAGAGGCAAACAAACGTGGACACTGTTTCGGTCAGGGGAATCACACGACCTAGTTTGGATAAGTGAGGCACTCACCACAAACAGCAGTGTATAGTCTGATGTACCTTTGACTAATACAATACATACGACTTACTATTCTAGaggcaaacaaacttgcacacTGTTTCGGTCAGGTGAATCACACAACCTAGTTTGGATAAGTGAGACACTCACCACAAAGAGCAGTGTATAGTCTGATGTACTTTTGACTAGTAGGATTAGTCTGACTGACTGTTAAAGGTGTTTTAGGACATATTCGACCACGTGAACCACTCTGCCTAGTCAGGGCAAGCCACTCGCCACAAACAGCAGTGTACAGTCTTACCTGGCCTAAATCTTCTAGCGGCTGTGGCAAAATTCTTATTTTGTTCATTGGAAGAACTTCATCGCCGTCTGCCAAGTCGACCCAGCTGTCCCATTCGCAGTTCCACGTTTGGACTAGTGGACATACAGAAATAGCGTCTCCAAACGCTGAGCGGGCTGCAGTAAGAATTGCCGCAATTCCGCCGTCAGCAACGATCTGTATGGGCTTTCTGTGCTCCccaaaacacagtacagtcaaCCTTACATTTAGCGACATCTGAAAGGGCATAATATTTAGGTCGTTATTTGCGATGTGTCGTTGAACCCAATGTACACGTTTACGCACAGTAAATGCCTTGTAGAGGCTTACTAACAGGTTTGAcatttattttagtttaataTATCAACTCGCGAGCAATCTAGTTTTCATTTATGGGTTTAAAGTACTGTTCAATGCGCTGTTGCTTTTGGTTTTTGAAGTATTGGTCCACCATATACTCACGAATATTTGCCAATTTCAGGCACTCTGCCTCTGACCCTTGAATTGTCCGAAGATAGTCCAATGCTGATCCAATGCTTGTCATAGCCTCTTTGAACGATGGTGGAGGAGAAGTATCAATTTCTTCGACATCTTCGTCAGAGCTAGTGCTTTCATCGAGTGGTTCTCTTGTTTCTGGAAAGACTGTGTCTAAAATATCATTAACGGAGTGTCCCTCACTGCTAGGCCCCACAGCAACACATTGGTCTACGTCAACGAATTCGGTCCAGTCAATCCCTTGTGTGAGACCAGCATCCTCTGCGTTGCTCCAAAGCGGAAAGGAATGCGGAAGACGCGGCTCTACCACTCCTTCACCCACGCGGCGAAATCCTGCGTGGCAATAGCAATTGCGAATGACTTGAGCATCAACCGATTCCCATGCTATTTTTAGCCACTCTAAAGCGTGAAGAACGTTACTTGCAAATGGCGTTTCCGTTTCGTAGCAGAGCAATCGCTTCTTCATCAACAATCGTCTATAGTGAAACTTCAAGTTCTTTATAATGCCTGCATCCATTGGCTGGACTATAGACGTTGTGTTTGGAGGAAGAAAGAATACTTTCACGTTTGACAAGGCAACCTGAGGGTGGCCTGAAAAATTGTCAAGAATCAAcgcaatttttcttttctggcCAAGCATTTTTGCGTTTAGCTTTCTCAGCCACGGCTCAAATAACTGCTTCGTCATCCAATCAGTTCTGTTAGCATCGTAAGCTACGGGAATGTTTGCCACACCGCGAAAGCAATGTGGTTTCTTGCTTTTGCCAATAGTAAATAAAGACAATTTTTCTCCCGTAGCGCTGGCGGCGACAAGAATTGTTAGGCGTTTCTTAGAATGTTTTCCTCCTCGGCACTTTTCACCTTTGAATGCGAGGGTTCTATCAGGCATGAGTTTCCAAAATAGCGCAGTTTCATCTGCATTGAAGATGTTGTCATCAGAGAATTCTTGTCGAATCAATTCCAGCTGATTTTGCACCCAATCAGCTGCAGCATTTTTGTCAGCTGATTGACTTTCGCCGTGCATTTTCTTTGATGCTATCGCATTT of the Corticium candelabrum chromosome 2, ooCorCand1.1, whole genome shotgun sequence genome contains:
- the LOC134176416 gene encoding tigger transposable element-derived protein 4-like, with protein sequence MASRKQKRLSFSEKYAILAELDSGVSRNALEKKYDVPHGTLAGIIKDRRRIEEAVASGTSLGAKSSKLSRFSQIDAALLEWFRRIRANCPETPITCLEILTKATAIGKELKRREVAAYESFDENCLDLNWVDRWKKRNAIASKKMHGESQSADKNAAADWVQNQLELIRQEFSDDNIFNADETALFWKLMPDRTLAFKGEKCRGGKHSKKRLTILVAASATGEKLSLFTIGKSKKPHCFRGVANIPVAYDANRTDWMTKQLFEPWLRKLNAKMLGQKRKIALILDNFSGHPQVALSNVKVFFLPPNTTSIVQPMDAGIIKNLKFHYRRLLMKKRLLCYETETPFASNVLHALEWLKIAWESVDAQVIRNCYCHAGFRRVGEGVVEPRLPHSFPLWSNAEDAGLTQGIDWTEFVDVDQCVAVGPSSEGHSVNDILDTVFPETREPLDESTSSDEDVEEIDTSPPPSFKEAMTSIGSALDYLRTIQGSEAECLKLANIREYMVDQYFKNQKQQRIEQYFKPINEN